The following proteins are encoded in a genomic region of Amphiura filiformis chromosome 11, Afil_fr2py, whole genome shotgun sequence:
- the LOC140164285 gene encoding uncharacterized protein, which produces MSLPPVLEDAPSHFNWNLDSDDTLKEFGPLNLQITEHIQFNPNEMPIQAHLFQSFLYMSKFKHPRPDFSSFEGCLKTAYDKINALTDIDAQIGYKLVAKCNEAIAAHRLKTPDNDTEDEIEDLMKKQTDKSQACIDSVHAFALSRLGPPKYSDTEIYYRQAIELYPDKSDWLYGLALVIRRQAGFDVPTYAFTDEMKKEEELYNRILKLDKNHGMALASLAQLLLRKEGKFSARAKDTAKRAEDSQHDNPYVRSLTGKVYRKRREYDAAFRAFEVCDRMSKDTYFHHQHGLVYRDKYNSQVFFKEKALHKLTNRQHANYEEPDINLLRKALGCFTKAVEGSSTNTMALLDKARAHADLGEIKPADEDFKNLIATDNLLPSNRFTFNYEYAMFLREKHADNKTAAKHLRTAINLAVTYCTTAPVSRENPTPSVFKGIARDFVTASENFQEIMNALTTSTNPEEQAEGLKGLAWLHQALGEHAAAKEKYEEYLKCEGTNNDYKAVEQLIRSLIQLDNLEEARKQIEVLKTLKPELAEPCHIECLLREGEIEQDGKKSKDLFWKAVKVGSMTGCQKLADILEKDPKVATWEFRADCAKILHCCEMNNEKDGQIYSRIKKLVGLEDDNFGTLRKYHLEMELALMNDKQDGKKVLNATSLVVNEARTLLDRTMTEFHHKNFPNILNYRSQIFYIEQDKSKPKDEKDIKKELTDLLYSMYKWKNFKTNFKELLDLLVQIQPAFPGNDNWYIAFNRLNNMGKHGDREQHAVPFTHSRYHVPVLLKGKKVKDDPIPDGSNGPIRNKVPGVDYEVFAVTDVARRATTEMEKIVQEFLKYL; this is translated from the exons ATGTCACTCCCTCCTGTCTTAGAGGATGCACCTTCCCACTTCAACTGGAACCTTGACTCAGATGACACTTTGAAAGAGTTTGGACCCTTAAACCTACAGATCACAGAGCACATTCAGTTCAATCCGAATGAGATGCCGATTCAAGCTCATTTATTCCAAAGCTTTCTTTACATGTCAAAGTTTAAACACCCAAGACCCGATTTCAGTAGTTTTGAAGGTTGCTTAAAGACTGCCTATGATAAGATTAATGCGCTGACTGATATAGATGCACAAATTGGATACAAGCTAGTGGCAAAATGCAATGAAGCTATTGCTGCTCATAGACTGAAAACCCCAGATAATGACACTGAAGATGAAATTGAAGATTTGATGAAGAAACAGACAGACAAGTCACAGGCATGTATCGATTCAGTACATGCATTTGCTCTTTCCAGGCTAGGTCCACCCAAGTATAGTGATACTGAAATATATTATCGCCAGGCCATAGAACTTTATCCAGACAAATCAGATTGGCTATATGGATTGGCATTGGTCATAAGACGTCAGGCAGGATTTGATGTTCCCACATATGCATTCACTGATGAGATGAAGAAAGAGGAAGAACTGTATAACAGAATTTTGAAGTTGGATAAAAACCATGGTATGGCATTGGCATCTTTAGCACAATTATTACTTCGTAAAGAAGGCAAATTTAGTGCTCGAGCTAAAGATACTGCAAAGAGAGCGGAAGACAGTCAACATGATAATCCTTATGTCCGTAGCCTCACTGGGAAAGTTTATCGAAAAAGAAGAGAGTATGATGCTGCTTTCAGAGCATTTGAAGTATGTGATAGGATGAGCAAAGACACATATTTCCACCATCAGCATGGCCTGGTCTATCGTGACAAATATAATTCGCAGGTTTTTTTCAAGGAGAAAGCACTCCATAAATTAACAAATAGACAACATGCAAACTATGAGGAACCTGATATAAATCTTCTGAGAAAAGCCCTGGGCTGTTTTACAAAAGCAGTTGAAGGTAGTAGCACTAACACCATGGCCCTGCTAGACAAAGCCCGTGCACATGCAGATCTAGGAGAGATCAAACCAGCTGATGAGGATTTCAAAAATTTGATAGCTACTGACAATCTTCTCCCCAGCAATAGGTTCACATTCAACTATGAATATGCCATGTTTTTAAGAGAAAAGCATGCTGATAACAAGACAGCAGCAAAACACTTGCGCACTGCTATCAATCTTGCTGTTACCTACTGCACCACAGCTCCAGTATCAAGGGAAAACCCCACACCAAGTGTTTTCAAAGGCATAGCAAGAGATTTTGTTACAGCTAGTGAGAACTTCCAGGAAATTATGAACGCATTGACTACTTCTACAAATCCTGAAGAGCAAGCCGAGGGATTGAAAGGTCTTGCCTGGTTGCACCAAGCTCTTGGAGAACATGCAGCAGCAAAAGAGAAGTATGAAGAGTACCTAAAGTGTGAAGGGACGAACAATGACTACAAAGCCGTAGAGCAACTGATTAGATCCTTGATTCAACTTGATAACTTGGAAGAAGCTAGAAAACAGATTGAAGTGTTGAAGACACTCAAACCAGAACTAGCGGAACCATGCCACATTGAATGTCTCTTGCGTGAGGGTGAGATTGAGCAAGATGGAAAAAAGTCAAAAGATCTCTTCTGGAAAGCAGTTAAAGTAGGCAGTATGACCGGATGCCAAAAACTGGCAGATATTCTGGAGAAAGACCCAAAAGTTGCAACATGGGAGTTCCGTGCTGACTGTGCAAAGATACTCCATTGCTGtgaaatgaataatgaaaaggaTGGTCAAATTTACAGTAGGATCAAGAAGTTGGTAGGTCTTGAGGATGATAATTTTGGAACATTAAGAAAGTATCACCTAGAAATGGAACTTGCACTGATGAATGACAAACAAGATGGCAAAAAAGTTCTAAATGCTACATCCCTGGTGGTCAATGAAGCTCGTACTCTTCTGGATCGAACAATGACAGAGTTTCACCACAAAAACTTTCCAAATATTCTGAATTATCGCAGCCAGATCTTTTACATTGAGCAAGACAAGTCTAAACCAAAGGATGAGAAGGATATAAAGAAAGAACTAACAGACCTGCTTTATTCAATGTATAAATGGAAGAATTTTAAGACCAACTTCAAAGAACTGCTAGATTTACTCGTACAG ATTCAGCCAGCCTTCCCAGGAAATGACAATTGGTATATAGCATTCAATAGACTGAACAACATGGGCAAGCATGGGGATCGCGAGCAGCATGCTGTTCCCTTCACGCACAGCCGATATCACGTGCCTGTTCTTTTGAAAGGAAAGAAAGTGAAGGATGACCCAATACCAGATGGTTCTAATGGTCCCATTCGTAATAAGGTTCCTGGTGTTGACTATGAAGTGTTTGCTGTTACTGACGTAGCAAGGCGAGCAACAACTGAAATGGAGAAGATAGTTCAGGAATTTCTTAAATATCTTTAA